One part of the Glycine soja cultivar W05 chromosome 11, ASM419377v2, whole genome shotgun sequence genome encodes these proteins:
- the LOC114376098 gene encoding carotenoid 9,10(9',10')-cleavage dioxygenase 1 has product MGDDGKKISGEGGLVKVEPKPSNGFTSKVVDLLEKLVVKFLYDSSLPHHYLTGNFAPVSETPPTKDLPVKGYLPDCLNGEFVRVGPNPKFAPVAGYHWFDGDGMIHGLRIKDGKATYVSRFVRTSRLKQEEYFGGSKFMKIGDLKGLFGLLMVNIHMLRTKWKVLDASYGTGTANTALVYHHGKLLALSEADKPYAIKVFEDGDLQTLGMLDYDKRLGHSFTAHPKVDPFTGEMFTFGYAHTPPYITYRVISKDGYMHDPVPITVSDPIMMHDFAITENYAIFLDLPLIFRPKEMVKNKTLIFSFDSTKKARFGVLPRYAKDEKLIRWFELPNCFIFHNANAWEEEDEVVLITCRLQNPNLDLVGGTAKEKLENFSNELYEMRFNMKTGEASQKKLSASAVDFPRVNESYTGRKQRYVYGTTLDSIAKVTGIIKFDLHAEPDNGKTKLEVGGNVQGLYDLGPGKYGSEAVYVPRVPGTDSEEDDGYLICFVHDENTGKSFVHVINAKTMSADPVAVVELPHRVPYGFHAFFVTEEQLQEQGKL; this is encoded by the exons ATGGGGGATGATGGAAAGAAGATTAGTGGAGAGGGGGGGTTAGTGAAGGTTGAGCCAAAACCCAGCAATGGTTTCACCTCAAAAGTGGTTGATTTGTTGGAGAAATTGGTGGTGAAGTTCTTGTATGATTCTTCACTGCCCCATCACTACCTCACTGGTAATTTTGCTCCCGTGAGTGAGACCCCTCCAACCAAGGACCTTCCTGTCAAAGGGTACCTTCCG GATTGCTTGAATGGGGAGTTTGTCAGAGTTGGGCCTAATCCGAAGTTTGCTCCTGTAGCTGGATATCACTG GTTTGATGGAGATGG AATGATTCATGGCTTGCGCATCAAAGATGGAAAAGCTACATATGTTTCCCGTTTTGTGAGAACTTCTCGCCTTAAACAAGAAGAATACTTTGGAGGCTCCAAATTTATGAAG ATTGGAGATCTCAAAGGTCTATTCGGACTTTTAATGGTTAACATACATATGCTGAGAACTAAATGGAAAGTGCTGGATGCTTCTTATGGAACTGGAACAG CTAATACTGCTCTCGTATATCACCATGGGAAACTTCTAGCACTCTCAGAAGCAGATAAACCCT ATGCTATTAAAGTTTTTGAAGATGGTGATTTGCAGACACTTGGCATGCTAGATTATGACAAGAGATTGGGCCACTCCTTCACTGCTCATCCAAAAGTTGACCCATTTACTG GGGAGATGTTTACATTTGGCTATGCGCATACACCACCATATATCACATACAGAGTAATTTCAAAGGATGGTTATATGCATGATCCTGTACCCATAACAGTATCAGATCCCATCATGATGCACGACTTTGCCATCACAGAGAATTATGCAATATTTTTGGATCTTCCTTTGATTTTTAGGCCAAAG GAAATGGTGAAGAATAAGACACTGATATTCTCATTTGATTCAACCAAGAAAGCTCGTTTTGGTGTGCTACCTCGGTATGCTAAGGATGAAAAGCTTATTAGATGGTTTGAGTTACCCAACTGCTTCATATTCCACAATG CCAATGCTTGGGAGGAGGAAGATGAAGTTGTTCTGATCACATGCCGCCTTCAGAATCCAAATTTGGATTTGGTCGGTGGGACTGCCAAGGAAAAGCTTGAAAATTTCTCAAATGAGCT GTATGAAATGAGATTTAACATGAAAACGGGTGAAGCTTCTCAAAAGAAACTATCAGCATCTGCTGTAGATTTTCCTAGGGTGAATGAGAGCTACACTGGAAG GAAGCAGCGATATGTATACGGAACCACATTAGACAGCATTGCAAAAGTTACTGGcattattaaatttgatttgcaTGCTGAACCGGATAATGGAAAAACAAAACTTGAAGTAGGAGGAAATGTTCAGGGTCTCTATGACTTGGGACCAGGGAAGTATGGCTCGGAAGCTGTTTATGTCCCTCGTGTCCCTGGTACCGATTCTGAAGAAGATGATGGATACTTGATTTGTTTTGTACACGATGAAAATACCGG AAAATCATTTGTGCATGTCATCAATGCAAAAACAATGTCAGCAGATCCTGTTGCAGTTGTCGAATTGCCGCATAGAGTTCCATATGGTTTCCATGCCTTCTTTGTGACAGAG GAACAACTGCAAGAGCAGGGTAAACTGTGA
- the LOC114377425 gene encoding nuclear transcription factor Y subunit A-1-like, giving the protein MPGKADTDDWRVERGEQIQFQSSIYSHHQPWWCGVGENASKSSSADQLNGSIVNGITRSETNDKSGEGVAKEYQNIKHAVLSTPFTMDKHLAPNPQMELVGHSVVLTSPYSDAQHGQILTTYGQQVMINPQLYGMYHARMPLPPEMEEEPVYVNAKQYHGILRRRQSRAKAELEKKVIKNRKPYLHESRHLHAMRRARGNGGRFLNKKKLENYNSDATSDIGQNTGANPSTNSPNTQHLFTNNENLGSSNASQATVQDMHRVESFNIGYHNGNGLAELYHSQANGKKEGNCFGKERDPNNGAFK; this is encoded by the exons ATGCCGGGGAAAGCTGACACTGATGATTGGCGAGTAGAGCGCGGTGAGCAGATTCAGTTTCAGTCTTCCATTTACTCTCATCATCAGCCTTGGTGGTGTGGAGTGGGGGAAAATGCCTCTAAATCATCTTCAGCTGATCAGTTAAATGGTTCAATCGTGAATGGTATCACGCGGTCTGAGACCAATGATAAGTCAG GTGAAGGTGTTGCCAAAGAATACCAAAACATCAAACATGCCGTGTTGTCAACCCCATTTACCATGGACAAACATCTTGCTCCAAATCCCCAGATGGAACTTGTTGGTCATTCAGTT GTTTTAACATCTCCTTATTCAGATGCACAGCATGGTCAAATCTTGACTACTTACGGGCAACAAGTTATG ATAAACCCTCAATTGTACGGAATGTATCATGCTAGAATGCCTTTGCCACCTGAAATGGAAGAGGAGCCTGTTTATGTCAATGCAAAGCAGTATCATGGTATTTTGAGGCGAAGACAGTCACGTGCTAAGGCTGAGCTTGAAAAGAAAGTAATCAAAAACAGGAAG CCATACCTCCATGAATCCCGTCACCTTCATGCCATGAGAAGGGCTAGAGGCAATGGTGGTCGCTTTCTCAACAAAAAGAAGCTCGAAAATTACAATTCTGATGCCACTTCAGACATTGGGCAAAATACTGGTGCAAACCCCTCAACAAACTCACCTAACACTCAACATTTGTTCACCAACAATGAGAATCTAGGCTCATCAAATGCGTCACAAGCCACGGTTCAGGACATGCACAGAGTGGAGAGTTTCAATATTGGTTACCATAATGGAAATGGTCTTGCAGAACTGTACCATTCACAAGCAAATGGAAAAAAGGAGGGAAACTGCTTTGGTAAAGAGAGGGACCCTAATAATGGGGCTTTCAAATGA